In the genome of Colletotrichum lupini chromosome 8, complete sequence, one region contains:
- a CDS encoding oligopeptide transporter, with product MTEEKVAPASAVAPATRVDSAEPRPSYTGSVTVHPDEKGAMGGEWTEPIVDTKVPETEDYKEEDLYRPLKMDENIPHEESILTVRAIVVGCILGSLVNASNLYLGLKTGFTFVASMFGAIFGYGILKMLSTTKIPILGGTFGPQENSIVQAAATGAGGIAGIFVAGIPAMYRLDLMPSTPAGDIGKIFTLTLCCSFFGLFFVTPLRKFFIIRTARELKLMFPTSTATALTIRSMHAGVNGAREAAIKLKALGIAFGVCIAHRVASYYAIGILYDWHIMSWIHIWSGYTSSAMNIESWGWYFEWTTAFIGSGMLIGMNSACSMMGGAVLAWGVIGPVLVHYGECIGIQASEDPNWSGLYSFTSLRNIGQGPPSPRYWLLWPGVMIMVCSSMGELIVHWKIIYFGFAAGWRSICLSIHETAMKKGKRIEFFAKYAEAEEKREADAVEDPATPEQQVKTWIWVVGLFASIILACIVMGLQWQVNVGVTILALVLAFLFSFLAIQIGGVTDQTPLTAAAKAAQLVIGGTTTGAGYTVQHAQKINLISAGLAAGAADVATALTSDFRTGFLLGTPPNKQFIAQAIGTFVSVWLAPGLFVLFTTAYPCITDAEAEHCPFLVPSVSAWAAVAEVVTSPNVPIPRSSGIFAICLGIFSILQVIFRHYYLVGPREKYQQWLPNWGAIALSFVIPGPVFVNAAFVGAIIAFIWRRWKPASFEIACYAIAAGMIAGEGMGGVIGAALQLGNVSSDRYGTGGLACPDNAC from the exons ATGACCGAAGAAAAGGTAGCACCGGCCTCGGCCGTGGCCCCGGCTACCCGCGTCGACAGCGCCGAGCCCCGCCCCTCCTACACCGGCAGCGTCACCGTCCACCCCGATGAGAAGGGCGCAATGGGCGGCGAATGGACGGAACCCATCGTCGATACGAAGGTACCGGAGACTGAGGACTACAAGGAGGAGGATCTCTACCGCCCGCTGAAGATGGATGAGAATATTCCTCATGAGGAGAGCATCCTGACCGTTCGAGCTATTGTTGTTGGCTGCATTTTGGGATCCTTGGTGAATGCATCCAACTTGTATCTTGGCTTG AAAACCGGCTTCACGTTTGTGGCCTCGATGTTTGGTGCCATTTTTGGATACGGAATCTTGAAGATGCTTTCGACAACGAAGATTCCAATCCTCGGTGGAACCTTTGGCCCTCAAGAGAACTCCATCGTTCAA GCTGCTGCCACCGGTGCCGGAGGTATCGCAGGTATCTTCGTTGCAGGTATCCCTGCCATGTACAGACTCGATCTCATGCCTAGCACGCCGGCTGGTGATATCGGCAAGATCTTCACCTTGACTCTCTGCTGCTCCTTCTTCGGCCTGTTCTTCGTTACGCCGCTGCGCAAGTTTTTCATCATTCGCACTGCCCGCGAGCTCAAGCTTATGTTCCCGACCTCTACCGCCACGGCCCTGACTATTCGATCCATGCACGCTGGTGTCAATGGCGCCCGTGAGGCCGCTATTAAGCTCAAGGCCTTGGGAATTGCCTTTGGAGTCTGTATCGCGCACCGCGTGGCATCATACTACGCCATCGGAATTCTCTACGACTGGCACA TCATGTCATGGATCCACATCTGGTCTGGCTACACGAGCTCTGCTATGAACATCGAATCATGGGGATG GTACTTTGAGTGGACGACCGCTTTCATTGGCTCCGGCATGCTTATTGGCATGAACTCTGCCTGCTCCATGATGGGAGGAGCCGTTCTTGCCTGGGGAGTCATCGGACCCGTCCTGGTTCATT ACGGCGAATGCATCGGTATCCAGGCCTCCGAAGACCCCAACTGGTCCGGTCTCTACTCCTTCACCTCCCTGAGAAACATCGGTCAAGGCCCGCCATCCCCCCGTTACTGGCTGCTG TGGCCCGGTGTCATGATCATGGTCTGCTCTTCCATGGGTGAGCTTATCGTCCACTGGAAGATCATCTACTTCGGTTTCGCCGCCGGCTGGAGGTCAATCTGCCTCTCCATCCACGAGACCGCGATGAAGAAGGGCAAGCGCATCGAATTCTTCGCAAAGTACGCAGAGGCGGAAGAGAAGCGCGAGGCTGATGCTGTCGAGGACCCCGCGACTCCCGAGCAACAGGTCAAGACCTGGATCTGGGTTGTTGGTCTCTTCGCGTCCATCATCCTGGCCTGCATCGTCATGGGTCTGCAATGGCAGGTCAACGTTGGTGTCACCATCCTCGCCTTGGTCCTTGCCTTCCTGTTCTCTTTCCTCGCCATCCAGATCGGTGGTGTCACTGATCAGACGCCCCTTACTGCTGCTGCCAAGGCCGCTCAGCTTGTCATCGGTGGTACCACCACCGGCGCCGGATACACCGTCCAGCACGCCCAGAAGATCAACCTCATCTCCGCCGGTCTCGCTGCCGGTGCTGCTGACGTCGCTACGGCTCTGACGTCCGATTTCCGTACCGGTTTCTTGCTCGGCACCCCTCCCAACAAGCAGTTCATCGCCCAGGCCATCGGAACCTTCGTCTCCGTCTGGCTCGCGCCCGGCCTGTTCGTTCTGTTCACCACTGCCTACCCTTGCATTACGGACGCCGAGGCCGAGCACTGCCCCTTCCTGGTTCCTTCCGTCAGTGCCTGGGCTGCCGTGGCCGAGGTTGTCACCAGCCCCAACGTCCCCATCCCTCGCTCTTCCGGCATCTTCGCCATTTGCCTCGGTATCTTCTCCATTCTCCAGGTCATCTTCCGTCACTACTACCTGGTTGGACCCCGCGAGAAGTACCAGCAGTGGCTTCCTAACTGGGGTGCCATTGCCCTGTCTTTCGTTATTCCTGGTCCCGTCTTCGTTAACGCCGCCTTTGTCGGTGCCATTATTGCCTTCATCTGGCGCCGTTGGAAGCCTGCTTCCTTCGAAATT GCCTGCTATGCTATCGCTGCGGGTATGATCGCTGGAGAGGGTATGGGTGGTGTTATCGGCGCTGCCCTTCAACTCGGCAATGTCTCTAGTGACAGATATGGTACTGGAGGTCTGGCCTGCCCCGATAATGCTTGTTAA
- a CDS encoding glutathione-dependent formaldehyde-activating enzyme, which yields METALRTLQGNCHCGVNQYEVQLPEYPSLVICDCSLCVKKGHVWIYDAGDSLKITKGCSSETLTTYTGSDSEALRHEFCNVCGTALFGTHTSGVQAGKKGINFRVLVSDFQHVFIKGRNIVTTGAPDAYMPYPGSLSLVEKASTSAPAEFCGSLPDVPGDDLTLYTGGCDCGAVQIALKSKPLSEAQIKEDNCSICVRNGFIGVYPHRSEVSIVGKDEALDYQFGRKFNGSPFCRTCGVHCFGNLYGPPKELVAKLPEARQEFVRKQLEIQPLNVRVLEGLEWDSVNIEWSNDGTEGYVVSE from the exons ATGGAGACCGCACTGAGAACCTTACAGGGTAACTGCCACTGTGGCGTGAACCAATACGAGGTTCAATTGCCAGAGTATCCGTCCTTGGTGATTTGCGACTGCTCGCTGTGTGTAAAAAAGGGACATGTCTGGATTTATGATGCCGGTGATAGCTTGAAAATCACAAAGGGGTGCTCTAGCGAAACATTGACAACTTATACCGGATCGGATAGCGAGGCTTTGAGGCATGAG TTCTGCAATGTCTGCGGCACTGCTCTCTTCGGAACACACACTTCCGGCGTTCAAGCTGGGAAGAAAGGCATCAACTTTCGGGTGCTTGTCTCTGATTTCCAACATGTGTTCATTAAGGGGAGAAACATCGTAACCACCGGTGCCCCGGATGCATATATGCCGTATCCAGGCTCTCTGAG CCTCGTTGAGAAGGCATCTACATCTGCGCCGGCTGAGTTCTGCGGTTCGCTGCCCGACGTTCCTGGAGATGACCTCACACTCTACACCGGAGGCTGCGACTGCGGTGCCGTTCAAATCGCGCTCAAGAGCAAGCCTCTGTCCGAAGCTCAGATCAAGGAAGATAATTGTAGTATATGTGTTCGC AATGGCTTCATCGGTGTGTATCCTCATCGGTCTGAGGTTAGTATCGTCGGTAAAGACGAGGCTCTGGACTATCAGTTTGGCCGCAAATTCAATGGCTCGCCTTTTTGCCGCACCTGTGGCGTGCACTGCTTTGGCAACCTGTATGGGCCGCCAAAGGAGTTGGTTGCCAAGCTTCCTGAGGCAAGGCAGGAGTTTGTGCGAAAGCAGCTCGAGATTCAGCCATTGAACGTTCGTGTTCTTGAAGGCCTCGAGTGGGATAGTGTTAATATAGAGTGGAGCAATGACGGGACGGAGGGCTATGTTGTGTCGGAGTGA